One Nesterenkonia populi DNA window includes the following coding sequences:
- a CDS encoding dihydroorotase — MPDSYLIAGARPYGEEPTDLLIADGVIAAVGEQARSRAAQLEGITQVDAAGQIALPGMVDLHTHLREPGREDAETVETGTRAAAKGGFTAVHAMANSFPAADSAGVVEQVRRLGQEAGWAEVHPVGAVTVGLEGKQLAELGAMASSEAQVRMFSDDGHCVADAQLMRRALEYVKSFGGFIAQHAQDPSLTSWGTSSAAQMNEGEVSAILGLPGWPSVAEEAIIARDVLLADYVGSRVHICHVSTKGSVEIIRWAKERGVSVTAEVTPHHLMLTDELVRSYDPVYKVNPPLRTEADVQALREGLADGTLDVIGTDHAPHPTQAKECEWQQAAMGMTGLETALSGVQHAMVETGLIGWRRFAEITSERPAAIGGHADQGRPLDAGEPAHLILVDADARRTVNPEEHATKGRNSPFRGIELPGRVTATFLGGHPTMLHGELASSRTGRTA; from the coding sequence ATGCCTGACTCGTATCTGATCGCCGGAGCCCGCCCCTACGGGGAGGAGCCCACTGACCTGCTCATCGCCGACGGCGTGATCGCCGCCGTGGGGGAGCAGGCCCGCAGCCGGGCAGCACAGCTGGAGGGCATCACCCAGGTCGACGCCGCAGGCCAGATCGCCCTGCCCGGGATGGTGGACCTTCACACCCACCTCAGAGAGCCCGGCCGCGAGGACGCCGAGACCGTGGAGACCGGCACCCGGGCCGCCGCCAAGGGCGGATTCACCGCCGTCCACGCCATGGCGAACTCCTTCCCCGCGGCTGACTCCGCCGGCGTCGTCGAGCAGGTCCGCCGGCTCGGGCAGGAGGCCGGCTGGGCGGAGGTGCACCCCGTCGGGGCCGTCACAGTGGGCCTGGAGGGCAAGCAGCTGGCCGAGCTCGGTGCGATGGCCTCCTCGGAGGCCCAGGTGCGCATGTTCTCCGACGACGGGCACTGTGTGGCCGACGCGCAGCTGATGCGGCGGGCCCTGGAGTACGTGAAGTCCTTCGGCGGCTTCATCGCCCAGCACGCCCAGGACCCCAGCCTCACGTCGTGGGGGACGTCCAGCGCCGCCCAGATGAATGAGGGGGAGGTCTCAGCGATCCTCGGCCTGCCGGGCTGGCCCTCGGTGGCCGAGGAGGCGATCATCGCCCGCGACGTCCTGCTCGCCGACTACGTGGGGTCCCGGGTGCACATCTGCCACGTCTCCACCAAGGGGTCGGTGGAGATCATCCGCTGGGCCAAGGAGCGCGGCGTCAGCGTCACCGCCGAGGTCACTCCGCACCACCTGATGCTCACGGATGAGCTGGTCCGCAGCTACGATCCGGTCTACAAGGTCAACCCGCCGCTGCGCACCGAGGCCGATGTCCAGGCGCTGCGCGAAGGATTGGCGGACGGCACCCTCGACGTGATCGGCACTGACCATGCTCCTCACCCCACTCAGGCCAAGGAATGTGAGTGGCAGCAGGCCGCCATGGGCATGACAGGCCTGGAGACCGCGCTCTCCGGGGTCCAGCACGCCATGGTGGAGACCGGTCTGATCGGCTGGCGGCGCTTCGCCGAGATCACCTCGGAGCGCCCGGCCGCCATCGGCGGGCATGCTGACCAGGGCCGGCCGCTGGATGCCGGCGAGCCCGCCCACCTGATCCTCGTCGACGCCGATGCTCGCCGCACCGTCAATCCCGAGGAGCATGCCACCAAGGGCCGCAACAGTCCCTTCCGCGGCATTGAGCTTCCGGGCCGCGTCACCGCCACCTTCCTCGGCGGGCATCCCACGATGCTCCACGGGGAGCTCGCCTCATCCCGCACCGGGAGGACCGCATGA
- the carA gene encoding glutamine-hydrolyzing carbamoyl-phosphate synthase small subunit: MSTAPTAILLLEDGTAYHGRAYGAEGITLGEAVFSTGMTGYQETLTDPSYAQQIVVMTAPHIGNTGINDEDPESRRIWVAGYVVRDAARRPSSWRSERSLNDELAAQGIVGIRDVDTRAITRRLRDQGSMKAGIFSGAAAQNPLGELLEQVRSQPEMLGARLAEEVTAEEAYVIEPANHGWDREIVGTVAAIDLGIKSMTPTRMAERGLRVHVLPATTTFEQIEDLGPDGVFLSNGPGDPATAANQIGLLREVLSARTPFFGICFGNQILGRALGFGTYKLPFGHRGINQPVMDHATGKVEITSQNHGFAVDAPAGETLTAPKSEYGRVQVSHSSLNDGVVEGLRCLDIPAFSVQYHPEAAAGPHDSAYLFDRFVELITAAKAGGTATGADTLPPADRRPSAELDAENKATATTGDASHA; this comes from the coding sequence ATGAGCACCGCACCCACGGCCATCCTCCTGCTCGAGGACGGCACCGCGTACCACGGGCGTGCCTACGGAGCGGAGGGGATCACCCTCGGCGAGGCCGTCTTCTCCACCGGCATGACCGGCTACCAGGAGACCCTCACCGACCCCAGCTATGCCCAGCAGATCGTCGTGATGACCGCACCGCACATCGGAAACACCGGCATCAACGACGAGGACCCCGAATCCCGTCGCATCTGGGTGGCCGGCTACGTGGTGCGCGACGCTGCGCGCCGCCCCTCCAGCTGGCGCTCCGAGCGCAGCCTGAATGATGAGCTCGCCGCCCAGGGCATCGTGGGCATCCGCGACGTCGACACCCGGGCCATCACCCGCCGGCTGCGCGACCAGGGATCCATGAAGGCGGGCATCTTCTCCGGCGCGGCTGCCCAGAATCCTCTGGGCGAGCTGCTGGAGCAGGTGCGCAGCCAGCCTGAGATGCTCGGCGCCCGGCTGGCGGAGGAGGTCACCGCCGAGGAGGCCTATGTCATCGAGCCCGCGAACCACGGCTGGGACAGAGAGATCGTCGGAACTGTCGCCGCCATCGACCTCGGCATCAAATCCATGACGCCCACCCGGATGGCTGAGCGCGGCCTGCGGGTGCATGTGCTTCCGGCCACCACCACCTTCGAGCAGATCGAGGACCTGGGCCCCGACGGCGTCTTCCTCTCCAACGGGCCCGGCGACCCGGCCACCGCTGCGAACCAGATCGGCCTGCTCCGGGAGGTGCTCAGCGCCCGCACCCCCTTCTTCGGCATCTGCTTCGGCAACCAGATCCTGGGCCGGGCCCTGGGCTTCGGCACCTACAAGCTGCCCTTCGGCCACCGCGGCATCAACCAGCCGGTGATGGACCACGCCACCGGCAAGGTGGAGATCACCAGCCAGAACCACGGATTCGCCGTGGACGCGCCCGCGGGGGAGACCCTGACTGCGCCGAAGTCCGAGTACGGCCGGGTGCAGGTCAGCCACAGCTCCCTGAACGACGGCGTCGTCGAAGGCCTGCGCTGCCTGGACATCCCCGCGTTCAGCGTCCAGTACCACCCGGAGGCCGCGGCGGGCCCGCACGATTCCGCCTACCTCTTCGACCGGTTCGTCGAGCTCATCACCGCCGCGAAGGCCGGTGGGACCGCCACCGGTGCGGACACGCTGCCGCCGGCCGACCGCCGTCCCAGCGCCGAGCTCGATGCCGAGAACAAAGCCACCGCGACCACAGGAGACGCCTCCCATGCCTAA
- the carB gene encoding carbamoyl-phosphate synthase large subunit, translated as MPKRQDLNSVMVIGSGPIVIGQAAEFDYSGTQALRVLREEGIRVILVNSNPATIMTDPEFADATYVEPISPEVVAKIIAKEKPDALLPTLGGQTALNTAIALDKDGTLEQHGVELIGANIEAIELGEDREKFKGVVARSGAESARSAIVHSMGEALEAVKDLGYPVVVRPSFTMGGLGSGMAYNEKDLHRIAGAGLQYSPTTEVLLEESILGWKEYELEMMRDANDNVVVVCSIENLDPVGVHTGDSITVAPAMTLTDREYQKLRDIAINVIREVGVDTGGCNIQFAVDPDTGRVVVIEMNPRVSRSSALASKATGFAIAKIATKLAVGYTLDEIPNDITQKTPASFEPTLDYVVVKVPRFAFEKFPAADPTLTTTMKSVGEAMAIGRSFTEALQKALRSLEQRSSEFTFEMPDDVASLLQGMATPTTDRLYQVQQALNAGTDPEEVYEITKIDRWFLDQISLINETAAELREAVEMDRAVLSLAKRHGFSDEQIGRLRHMEPAVVRGVRHALGVRPVYKTVDTCAAEFPAFTPYHYSSYDFESEIAEHQRPSVIILGSGPNRIGQGIEFDYSCVHATMALRDAGYETVMVNCNPETVSTDYDVSDRLYFEPLTLEDVLEIIHAEERTGGVAGVFVQLGGQTPLKLAQQLADAGVPILGTSPEAIDLAEERGEFDQVLQRGGLTAPKNGTAVSFEDAKRVADEIGYPVLVRPSYVLGGRGMEIVYDEPGLARYIANATEVTPDHPVLVDRFLEDAIEVDVDALYDGEQLYLGGIMEHIEEAGIHSGDSACALPPITLGPDVLARVRQATAAIAEGVGVRGLINIQFAVASDVLYVIEANPRASRTVPFVSKATGVQLAKAAALIGTGVRLSDLRTGSGGAHAGLLPAEGDGSMLPPAAPVAVKEAVLPFARFRTPEGRVVDSLLGPEMRSTGEVMGIDKHFDTAFAKSQQAANNPLPVSGKVFVSVANRDKRGVIMPVKRLADLGFSVVSTGGTADVLRRNGVECEEVAKIADDVEGRTILDLVEAGQIDLIVNTPSGGDARSDGYEIRAAATSLGVPVITTVAEFGAAVQAIEAQGKFEWSVTSLQEHADRLHEAGFSTREDVAAVAARV; from the coding sequence ATGCCTAAGCGCCAGGACCTCAACTCCGTGATGGTGATCGGCTCCGGCCCGATCGTCATCGGGCAGGCCGCCGAGTTCGACTACTCCGGCACCCAGGCGCTGCGCGTCCTGAGGGAGGAGGGCATCCGGGTCATCCTGGTGAACTCCAACCCGGCCACGATCATGACGGACCCGGAGTTCGCCGATGCCACCTACGTGGAGCCGATCAGCCCCGAGGTGGTCGCCAAGATCATCGCCAAGGAGAAGCCGGATGCCCTGCTGCCCACCCTCGGCGGGCAGACCGCGCTGAACACTGCCATCGCCCTGGACAAGGACGGCACTCTCGAGCAGCACGGTGTGGAGCTCATCGGGGCCAACATCGAGGCGATCGAGCTCGGCGAGGACCGCGAGAAGTTCAAGGGCGTCGTCGCGCGCTCCGGCGCAGAGTCTGCTCGCTCGGCCATCGTGCACTCCATGGGTGAGGCGCTGGAGGCTGTGAAGGATCTGGGCTACCCCGTTGTCGTCCGTCCCTCCTTCACGATGGGCGGACTCGGCTCCGGCATGGCTTACAACGAGAAGGACCTTCACCGCATTGCGGGCGCCGGCCTCCAGTATTCGCCGACCACTGAGGTGCTCCTGGAGGAGTCCATCCTCGGCTGGAAGGAGTATGAACTGGAGATGATGCGCGACGCGAACGACAACGTCGTCGTCGTCTGCTCCATCGAGAACCTGGACCCGGTCGGTGTGCACACCGGCGACTCCATCACCGTGGCCCCGGCCATGACGCTGACTGACCGGGAGTACCAGAAGCTGCGCGACATCGCGATCAACGTGATCCGCGAGGTCGGCGTGGACACCGGCGGCTGCAACATTCAGTTCGCTGTGGACCCGGACACCGGCCGCGTGGTCGTCATTGAGATGAACCCGCGCGTCTCCCGCTCCTCCGCCCTGGCCTCGAAGGCCACCGGCTTCGCGATCGCCAAGATCGCCACCAAGCTGGCGGTGGGCTACACCCTGGATGAGATCCCCAACGACATCACCCAGAAGACCCCCGCGAGCTTTGAGCCCACCCTTGACTACGTGGTCGTGAAGGTGCCGCGCTTCGCCTTCGAGAAGTTCCCGGCCGCTGACCCCACGCTGACCACCACCATGAAGTCGGTGGGGGAGGCGATGGCCATCGGGCGCAGCTTCACCGAGGCCCTGCAGAAGGCGCTGCGCTCACTGGAGCAGCGCAGCAGCGAGTTCACCTTCGAGATGCCCGACGATGTCGCATCACTGCTGCAGGGCATGGCGACTCCGACCACCGACCGGCTCTACCAGGTCCAGCAGGCCCTCAACGCCGGCACTGACCCGGAGGAGGTCTACGAGATCACCAAGATCGACCGGTGGTTCCTCGACCAGATCAGCCTCATCAACGAGACCGCCGCGGAGCTCCGCGAGGCCGTCGAGATGGACAGGGCGGTGCTGAGCCTGGCCAAGCGGCACGGCTTCTCCGACGAGCAGATCGGCCGGCTGCGGCACATGGAGCCCGCTGTGGTCCGTGGTGTCCGCCACGCGCTGGGCGTGCGCCCGGTCTACAAGACAGTGGACACCTGCGCCGCCGAGTTCCCTGCCTTCACGCCCTACCACTACTCGAGCTACGACTTCGAGAGCGAGATCGCTGAGCACCAGCGTCCCTCCGTGATCATCCTGGGCTCCGGGCCCAATCGGATCGGGCAGGGAATCGAGTTCGACTACTCCTGCGTGCATGCCACCATGGCCCTGCGCGACGCCGGCTACGAGACGGTGATGGTCAACTGCAACCCGGAGACCGTATCCACCGACTACGACGTCTCCGACCGTCTCTACTTCGAGCCGCTCACCCTGGAGGATGTCCTTGAGATCATTCATGCCGAGGAGCGCACCGGGGGAGTCGCCGGGGTGTTCGTCCAGCTCGGCGGACAGACCCCGCTGAAGCTCGCCCAGCAGCTCGCCGACGCCGGTGTTCCGATCCTCGGCACCAGCCCTGAGGCGATCGACCTGGCGGAGGAGCGCGGGGAGTTCGACCAGGTGCTGCAGCGCGGCGGCCTGACCGCGCCGAAGAACGGCACCGCCGTCAGCTTCGAGGACGCCAAGCGGGTGGCCGACGAGATCGGCTACCCCGTGCTTGTGCGGCCCTCCTATGTGCTGGGCGGCCGCGGCATGGAAATCGTCTATGACGAGCCCGGCCTGGCCCGGTACATCGCCAACGCCACCGAGGTGACCCCGGACCATCCGGTGCTGGTGGACCGGTTCCTCGAGGATGCCATCGAGGTCGACGTCGATGCCCTCTACGACGGCGAGCAGCTCTACCTCGGCGGCATCATGGAGCACATCGAGGAGGCGGGCATCCACTCGGGCGACTCTGCCTGCGCGCTGCCGCCCATCACCCTGGGGCCCGACGTGCTGGCCCGGGTGCGGCAGGCGACGGCCGCCATCGCCGAGGGCGTGGGAGTGCGGGGACTGATCAATATTCAGTTCGCCGTGGCATCCGACGTCCTGTATGTGATCGAGGCCAATCCGCGCGCCTCCCGCACCGTGCCGTTCGTCTCCAAAGCCACAGGTGTGCAGCTGGCCAAGGCCGCCGCGCTGATCGGCACCGGGGTCAGGCTCTCCGACCTGCGGACCGGCTCCGGCGGCGCCCACGCGGGCCTGCTGCCCGCCGAGGGCGACGGCTCTATGCTGCCGCCGGCGGCCCCGGTGGCGGTCAAGGAGGCCGTGCTGCCCTTCGCGCGCTTCCGCACCCCTGAGGGGCGTGTGGTGGACTCCCTGCTCGGCCCGGAGATGCGCTCCACCGGTGAGGTGATGGGCATCGACAAGCACTTCGACACGGCGTTCGCCAAGTCCCAGCAAGCGGCCAACAATCCGCTGCCGGTCTCCGGCAAAGTGTTCGTCTCCGTCGCCAACCGGGACAAGCGCGGAGTCATCATGCCGGTCAAGCGCCTGGCGGACCTCGGCTTCTCCGTGGTGTCCACCGGCGGGACCGCCGACGTGCTGCGCCGCAACGGAGTGGAGTGCGAAGAGGTCGCCAAGATCGCCGACGATGTCGAGGGCCGGACCATCCTCGACCTGGTCGAGGCGGGGCAGATCGACCTGATCGTCAACACCCCCTCCGGCGGCGACGCACGCTCCGACGGCTACGAGATCCGCGCCGCAGCGACTTCGCTGGGCGTGCCGGTCATCACCACCGTCGCGGAGTTCGGCGCAGCCGTCCAGGCCATCGAGGCCCAGGGCAAGTTCGAATGGTCGGTGACCTCTCTGCAGGAGCATGCCGACCGTCTGCACGAGGCCGGCTTCAGTACCCGCGAGGACGTGGCCGCCGTGGCCGCGCGCGTCTGA
- the pyrF gene encoding orotidine-5'-phosphate decarboxylase, with translation MASFGTRLAAVFEEYGHLCVGIDPHTALLEQWGLKASAQGLREFGLRTVEAAAGRVGAVKPQVAFFEAFGPAGLGALAEVQQAAREAGLLVIADAKRGDIGSTMAAYAQAWLDPAAELAADALTVSPYLGFGSLRPAVEAAQQHGTGIFALVLTSNPEGAEVQLARDEAGRTVAGSVAEAAAEANGAALGAGAPLGDAGLVVGATTARLATEHGIDLTAGRPPILAPGYGAQGASAAQLKADFGPAWGQVVVNSSRGILRCGPDVEALRGAIDRARMELAG, from the coding sequence ATGGCCAGCTTCGGCACCCGTCTCGCGGCGGTCTTCGAGGAGTACGGGCATCTCTGTGTGGGGATCGACCCGCACACTGCCCTGCTCGAGCAGTGGGGGCTGAAGGCCTCCGCCCAGGGGTTGCGCGAGTTCGGCCTGCGCACGGTCGAGGCGGCGGCCGGCCGGGTCGGCGCGGTCAAGCCGCAGGTCGCCTTCTTCGAGGCCTTCGGCCCCGCGGGGCTCGGCGCGCTGGCGGAGGTTCAGCAGGCAGCGCGCGAGGCTGGTCTGCTGGTGATCGCCGACGCCAAGCGAGGGGACATCGGCTCCACGATGGCCGCCTACGCCCAGGCTTGGCTGGACCCCGCCGCGGAGCTGGCCGCCGATGCGCTGACCGTGAGCCCGTACCTCGGGTTCGGCTCCCTGCGCCCGGCGGTGGAGGCCGCTCAGCAGCACGGAACGGGGATCTTTGCCCTGGTCCTGACGAGCAATCCCGAGGGGGCCGAGGTGCAGCTGGCCCGGGACGAGGCTGGGCGGACCGTTGCCGGTTCGGTCGCTGAGGCGGCCGCCGAGGCCAACGGCGCTGCTCTTGGGGCGGGCGCGCCGCTGGGCGATGCAGGGCTCGTCGTCGGGGCCACCACAGCACGCCTCGCGACGGAGCACGGCATCGACCTCACCGCGGGACGTCCGCCGATCCTCGCGCCCGGCTACGGCGCTCAGGGGGCGTCTGCGGCGCAGCTGAAGGCTGACTTCGGCCCTGCCTGGGGTCAGGTGGTGGTGAACTCCTCCCGCGGGATCCTCCGCTGCGGCCCCGATGTCGAGGCGCTGCGCGGTGCGATCGACCGGGCCCGCATGGAGCTGGCCGGCTGA
- the mihF gene encoding integration host factor, actinobacterial type, translated as MALRELGQQERDSAREKALAARGARAQMKREFGDGRVSFAQVLQRADAEEAIARLKCTELLEALPGVGRVTAVKICEQLGISVNRRLGGLGVKQRAALTEHLKSYA; from the coding sequence GTGGCACTGCGAGAGCTCGGCCAGCAGGAACGGGACAGCGCACGGGAGAAGGCCCTCGCGGCCAGAGGGGCCCGGGCGCAGATGAAGCGAGAATTCGGCGACGGCAGAGTGAGCTTCGCTCAGGTGCTCCAGCGCGCCGATGCCGAGGAGGCCATCGCCCGGCTGAAGTGCACAGAGCTGCTGGAGGCGCTGCCCGGGGTGGGGCGCGTCACCGCGGTGAAGATCTGCGAGCAGCTCGGAATATCGGTGAATCGCCGGCTCGGGGGGCTCGGGGTCAAGCAGCGCGCCGCGCTCACCGAGCACCTGAAGTCCTACGCCTGA
- the gmk gene encoding guanylate kinase, protein MSEAPQATVLAGPTSVGKSTLSKHIRIHYPQVHFSVSATTRPSRPGEVDGEDYHFIDRERFDQLIAEDAFLEWATVHGIHRYGTLQSTVEQAVAEGKRVLLEIDLQGARQVRDRLPGAQFVFLAPPSFDDLVSRLIGRGTEDEGERQRRLRTARIELAAEPEFDVTIVNDDIDRAARELISLMGLDPETYA, encoded by the coding sequence ATGTCAGAAGCTCCCCAGGCAACGGTTCTCGCAGGGCCCACCTCGGTCGGCAAATCGACGCTGAGCAAGCACATCCGCATCCACTACCCGCAGGTGCACTTCTCCGTCTCCGCCACCACCCGTCCATCCCGGCCGGGAGAGGTGGACGGTGAGGACTATCACTTCATCGATCGTGAGCGGTTCGACCAGCTCATCGCTGAGGATGCGTTCCTGGAATGGGCGACCGTCCACGGCATCCACCGGTACGGGACCCTGCAGTCCACCGTGGAGCAGGCGGTGGCCGAGGGCAAGCGGGTGCTGCTGGAGATAGACCTGCAGGGCGCGCGGCAGGTGCGCGACCGGCTGCCCGGCGCTCAGTTCGTCTTTCTGGCGCCGCCGAGCTTCGATGACCTTGTCTCTCGCCTCATCGGCCGGGGGACCGAGGATGAGGGCGAACGACAGCGCAGGCTCAGAACCGCTAGAATAGAGCTCGCGGCAGAACCCGAGTTCGATGTGACGATCGTGAATGACGACATCGACCGTGCCGCCAGAGAACTCATCTCACTTATGGGCCTGGATCCAGAAACCTACGCTTAA
- the rpoZ gene encoding DNA-directed RNA polymerase subunit omega: protein MNQLEGIIDPPIDELVAKADSKYALVLFGAKRARQINNYYAQLHEGLFEHIGPLVETKLNEKPLSIALREVHEDLLVMRPRTADDEAVAMSAPQAEFVEAGAEEG, encoded by the coding sequence GTGAACCAGCTTGAAGGCATCATCGACCCGCCCATCGACGAGCTCGTCGCCAAGGCTGACTCCAAGTACGCCCTGGTGCTCTTCGGCGCCAAGCGTGCCCGTCAGATCAACAACTACTACGCCCAGCTGCACGAGGGCCTCTTCGAGCACATCGGCCCCCTGGTGGAGACCAAGCTCAACGAGAAGCCGCTCTCCATCGCCCTGCGCGAGGTCCACGAGGACCTGCTCGTGATGCGCCCCCGCACCGCTGATGACGAGGCGGTCGCAATGAGCGCACCGCAGGCTGAGTTCGTCGAAGCCGGTGCCGAAGAGGGCTGA
- the coaBC gene encoding bifunctional phosphopantothenoylcysteine decarboxylase/phosphopantothenate--cysteine ligase CoaBC, which yields MRILLGVTAGIAAYKSAVLLRLLKEFGHEVDVVPTPASLKFVGTATWEALSGRPVTTGVFEGVDEVRHVRLGQEADLVVVAPATADFLAKIRAGRADDLLTSSILASEAPKLLVPAMHTEMWQNLATAENVQVLRERGLEVMEPAEGRLTGKDSGRGRMPEPEHIFARIQQFEQPAYSYAPLAGTLFAPDPEVQPPMAGRTVVITAGGTREPLDPVRYLGNRSSGRQGVALARAAAGMGATVRLIAGVVDAVLPEAEASITVERIETAEQLRDAVVRAAPESDVLVMAAAVADFRPAAYAQTKIKKTDDGASPVIELERNPDILAEAVQRRDASGDGPAVIVGFAAETGSEESDPLQLAQQKLARKGCDLLVLNRVGEGLVFGQEDTEVHLIASEEAERALGASEPQRVTGTKHQAAQAVMKQTAALLAARG from the coding sequence ATGCGTATCCTTCTGGGCGTCACAGCCGGCATCGCTGCCTACAAGAGCGCGGTGCTGCTGCGGCTGCTGAAAGAGTTCGGCCATGAGGTCGACGTCGTTCCCACCCCAGCCTCCCTGAAGTTCGTCGGCACGGCGACCTGGGAGGCGCTCTCCGGCCGTCCGGTGACCACCGGTGTCTTCGAAGGCGTGGATGAGGTCCGCCACGTTCGGCTCGGGCAGGAAGCAGACCTGGTCGTCGTCGCGCCCGCCACCGCTGACTTCCTCGCCAAAATCCGGGCTGGGCGGGCGGATGACCTGCTGACCTCCAGCATCCTCGCCTCCGAGGCGCCCAAGCTGCTCGTGCCCGCCATGCACACCGAGATGTGGCAGAACCTGGCCACCGCAGAGAACGTGCAGGTGCTCCGTGAGCGCGGCCTCGAGGTGATGGAGCCGGCCGAGGGCAGGCTCACCGGCAAAGACAGCGGCAGGGGCCGCATGCCCGAGCCGGAGCACATCTTCGCCCGCATCCAGCAGTTCGAGCAGCCTGCCTACTCCTATGCGCCCTTGGCCGGCACGCTCTTCGCTCCAGACCCCGAGGTCCAGCCCCCGATGGCAGGCAGGACCGTGGTGATCACTGCCGGCGGGACCCGCGAGCCTCTGGACCCCGTGCGCTACCTGGGGAACCGCTCCTCCGGAAGGCAGGGCGTCGCATTGGCCCGCGCCGCGGCCGGTATGGGCGCCACGGTGCGGCTCATCGCCGGGGTCGTCGACGCCGTGCTGCCCGAGGCAGAGGCCAGCATCACCGTGGAACGGATCGAGACGGCCGAGCAGCTCCGTGACGCTGTCGTCCGGGCCGCCCCGGAGTCTGACGTGCTGGTCATGGCTGCGGCGGTCGCTGACTTCCGGCCGGCAGCCTACGCGCAGACCAAGATCAAAAAGACCGATGATGGAGCCTCGCCCGTCATCGAGCTGGAGCGCAACCCTGACATCCTCGCCGAAGCAGTCCAGCGGCGGGACGCCTCCGGAGACGGTCCCGCTGTGATCGTCGGGTTCGCCGCGGAGACGGGCTCGGAGGAGAGCGACCCGCTTCAGCTCGCCCAGCAGAAGCTTGCCCGAAAGGGGTGCGACCTTCTCGTGCTCAACAGGGTGGGCGAAGGTCTCGTCTTCGGCCAGGAGGACACAGAGGTCCACCTCATCGCCTCGGAAGAGGCCGAGCGCGCCTTGGGCGCATCGGAGCCGCAGAGGGTCACCGGCACGAAGCACCAGGCCGCACAGGCCGTCATGAAGCAGACGGCGGCCCTGCTGGCCGCCCGGGGCTGA
- a CDS encoding DUF456 domain-containing protein, protein MLEGTAAELISTLLVGAALLLGVVAVVMPVLPGSLIVILGLLLWGILVGGPVVWTAAILGMVLTIIGWSASTVLTGRALHRERIPRGPILIAVAAAIVGLFAFPPLGLFLGFAAGLFGAELFRRDFDWQAAGRASVQALKAIGVGILTEFVLAGTAVSIFVLASLIHFLL, encoded by the coding sequence ATGCTCGAGGGAACCGCCGCTGAGCTCATCAGCACTCTGCTCGTAGGCGCCGCCCTGCTCCTGGGCGTGGTCGCTGTGGTCATGCCGGTGCTGCCCGGCAGCCTGATCGTGATCCTCGGACTGCTGCTCTGGGGAATCTTGGTGGGCGGACCTGTGGTGTGGACCGCAGCGATTCTGGGCATGGTGCTGACCATCATCGGGTGGAGCGCATCGACAGTGCTCACCGGGCGCGCCCTGCACCGGGAGCGCATTCCGCGGGGCCCCATCCTGATCGCCGTCGCCGCGGCCATCGTCGGGCTCTTCGCATTCCCTCCGCTGGGCCTTTTCCTCGGCTTCGCGGCCGGCCTCTTCGGGGCTGAGCTCTTCCGCCGCGACTTCGACTGGCAGGCCGCCGGCCGTGCCAGCGTCCAGGCGCTGAAGGCCATCGGGGTCGGCATCCTCACCGAGTTCGTGCTGGCAGGCACGGCGGTGTCGATCTTTGTGCTGGCATCCCTCATCCATTTCCTCCTCTGA